One window of Candidatus Dependentiae bacterium genomic DNA carries:
- the yidC gene encoding membrane protein insertase YidC, translating into DTDGFDVLKGILAKENKSLEKKSLKDLQLLGKEKPTLFGLEDRYFINALIADPQGFAQRAYFKIDGIQKAESVYQADPVNQTTTWTMSFYCGPKEIAAFAVVDKRLDGSLDYGWLALFSKPLLYALNWLNKFLKNYGLAIIALTVLLKLAMAPLTFKSEASRKQQAEMQRRLKYLEQKYRNEPEELSRAKAELMTKFGVSTLLTPLAVVLQFPIFIGLNRVLSNSIELYKAPFAWIPDLSARDPYYILPVLFGVGIVIQMRSTQGSDPRQGLVTLLLGLVLAAFTSNISAGLALFMAVSTLLGLAQTFIIKAAKA; encoded by the coding sequence TAGATACTGATGGATTTGATGTTCTTAAAGGTATACTTGCAAAAGAAAACAAATCATTGGAAAAAAAATCTCTTAAAGATTTACAATTATTAGGCAAAGAAAAGCCTACATTGTTTGGTTTAGAAGACCGTTATTTTATCAATGCACTTATTGCCGACCCCCAAGGATTTGCACAAAGAGCTTACTTTAAAATTGACGGCATTCAAAAGGCCGAATCGGTTTATCAAGCAGATCCTGTTAATCAAACAACCACATGGACAATGTCTTTTTACTGCGGTCCTAAAGAAATTGCAGCTTTTGCGGTAGTAGATAAGCGTCTTGATGGTTCTCTTGATTATGGTTGGTTAGCTCTCTTTTCAAAACCATTACTCTATGCGCTTAATTGGCTCAATAAATTTTTGAAAAATTATGGACTAGCTATTATTGCTCTTACTGTTCTTCTTAAGCTTGCAATGGCACCGCTTACCTTTAAATCTGAAGCAAGTAGAAAGCAACAAGCTGAAATGCAGCGTAGGCTTAAATATCTTGAACAAAAATATAGAAATGAACCAGAAGAACTTAGCCGAGCTAAAGCTGAACTAATGACTAAGTTTGGTGTGTCTACTTTATTAACGCCTTTGGCAGTAGTTTTACAGTTTCCTATATTTATTGGTTTGAATCGCGTGCTTTCTAACTCAATAGAGCTTTATAAAGCTCCTTTTGCTTGGATACCCGATTTGTCTGCCCGTGACCCTTATTATATTTTGCCCGTATTATTTGGTGTTGGTATAGTTATACAGATGAGAAGCACCCAAGGGAGTGATCCTCGTCAAGGTCTCGTTACTCTGTTACTTGGCTTAGTACTAGCTGCTTTTACCTCTAACATATCAGCAGGTCTTGCCTTATTTATGGCCGTAAGTACTCTTCTTGGTCTAGCGCAAACCTTTATTATAAAGGCAGCAAAAGCATGA